The sequence TGCTGCGTCCGTAAAGTTCATCCATCCAGGCGCCGCCGCGCTTTTCTTCGGGGCGGGCGTAGGGGTCCAGATAAAAGCCAGCGATTTCGAGGCCGTCACTGTTCTTGACCCGGTAGTAGGTCACATCCGCGTGCCAGGTCGGCACCTCGGCGCCGGCTTCGATCCTGACGGCGAAGAGGTTCTCGATCAGATCGAAGAGACCCTTGAGGATGGCCGGCAGAGGAAAATAGGGGCGGATCAGCTCGTCGCGCAGTCCGAAACGCTGCTCCTTCACCCTTTCGGCCCAATACATGACGTCCCAGGGCTGGATGTCATCGGACTGTCCGGCCGCGCGGGCCAGTTCGCCCAGCTCAATGAGGTCGTTCAAGGCCTGGTCCGTTGCCGCGTCCTGGATCGTGCGCAGCAGGGTCTTGATGCTGTCCACGTTTGGGGCCATCTTGCGTTCAAGGCTTACGTCCGCGAAATTCTCAAAGCCAAGCAGCGCGGCCAGCTCCCGGCGCAGTTTCAGAATGCGCCGGATATGGGGCAGGTTGTCCGTGTCGCCGCTGGCGGCGCGGGTTATGTAGGCCCGGTAGACATTCTCGCGCAGATCGCGCCGGGAGGCGTGCTGCATGAAGGACAGGAACGAGGGCAGGTCAAGGGTGACGCACCAGGGGCCGTTTTCCGCCGTGGCGTTCTCCTGCCCGCGCGCGCGGGCCATGCTGGCGGCCAGGCGCAGCGAGTCTTCGGGGAGTCCTGCGACTTCATCCTTTTGCGTCAGGGTCAGGGCATAGGCCTGGGTCGCGTCGAGAACATTGTTGGTGAAGCGGGTGGACAGCTCGGCCAGCTCCTGGCTTATGGCGTTGAAGCGCTCGCGATCCTCGGGAGAAAGCCCAACGCCCTGCAGGGCCGCGTCGCGGATCAGCAGGCTGATGGTGCGCTGGAGGGCCTGGCTGAACGTGGAAAAATCCGGGCTGTCCCGCAGGGCGAGGAGCGCGTCGTAGACGGGGCGGCTCTGCCCCAGGCGGTTGTGAAATTCCACGACCAGGGGCTGTGCCTGCGCATAGGCCTGACGCATGGCGTCGCAGTTCTTGACGTTATGCAGGTGCGTGGCCACGCCCCAGGCGCGCGCAACCCTGTCGGTCAGGCGCTCCAGAGGGACCAGCAGACCGTGCCAGGTACGGGGCGCGGCCTGTTCGAGGGCTTCGAGTTCGGCGCTGCTTGTGGCAATGACGTGCTGCATGGCCGGCATGACATGATCGGCGGTGATGGAAGGGAAATCGGGACACAGTTCCCAGCTCCGCAGGGGATTTGGCTCGTGCATGGCAGTCCTTGGCATGGGTCGGTTCAAGTGATGGCTTCGGGTGTATAAAAAACGGGAGGAGTGAACAAGGAGGCATGCCTCCTTTTGAGTTCGCGGCAATCAAACGATGAGAACGGACCGGTTGCACGGGCCGGAGGCTCAAGCCATCGCGGCGGTGCGCGCGATCATCTTGAGAAGCTCATGGCGCAGGCAGCGTTTTGCCTCTCAAGATGGGCGCGATACGAACGCCGCTGTTTTCCGGGCTCGCGCCCTAATTCAGGGTGTTGAGTTCGGTCTGCACCTGCTGGATCAGTTCCTTGGCCTTCATCAGCTTTTCCTGCTGCTCCGGCGACTGCAGCTGCGTGGACATGTAGGACGTCTTTTGCGTCATTTCCTGCAGGATGGAGCTCAAAAGCGCCGCGCGCGTCTTGGAGGGCAATGTTTCCAGCTCCGCCACCTTGGATTCCATGGTTCCGACCTTGGTGTCCAGGCTCGACACGGTGGTCTTGATCACGGAGAGGTCCTGCACCTGCAGGGTGAGCTGTTTGATGTTCTGATTGAGATTGAAATAGAAGCCCAGCAGCAGAATCACCGCCGCCAGCGAGGCAAACAGGGCGATCTTGCTCATGTCCCGGCGCGGGGTCTGAGCCGCTGGGGTAGCCTCTGGAGCGCTTTTGCGCGCGGCTTCGGGGGCCGGCGTGAAGTGCAGGGGCTCGGCCGCAACCCTGTGCTCAAGTGTCGCTTCGACTTCGTCATGGGTGAGGGATTTTTCCCGGGTCAGGCTCTGGGCCAGTCTCGCATATTCCGTAAAGGACGTTACTTCGGGTTTTTCTTCCTTGACGATTTCGGTCAGCTCGACCTTTTTGGTCTTGCGGGCCGGTGCTGTGTCTTTCTTGGTCTTGCGTTCCAGCTGAACGACTTTTTTTGCGGCTCC is a genomic window of Desulfomicrobium baculatum DSM 4028 containing:
- a CDS encoding M3 family metallopeptidase; protein product: MHEPNPLRSWELCPDFPSITADHVMPAMQHVIATSSAELEALEQAAPRTWHGLLVPLERLTDRVARAWGVATHLHNVKNCDAMRQAYAQAQPLVVEFHNRLGQSRPVYDALLALRDSPDFSTFSQALQRTISLLIRDAALQGVGLSPEDRERFNAISQELAELSTRFTNNVLDATQAYALTLTQKDEVAGLPEDSLRLAASMARARGQENATAENGPWCVTLDLPSFLSFMQHASRRDLRENVYRAYITRAASGDTDNLPHIRRILKLRRELAALLGFENFADVSLERKMAPNVDSIKTLLRTIQDAATDQALNDLIELGELARAAGQSDDIQPWDVMYWAERVKEQRFGLRDELIRPYFPLPAILKGLFDLIENLFAVRIEAGAEVPTWHADVTYYRVKNSDGLEIAGFYLDPYARPEEKRGGAWMDELYGRSTVCAPRGHAVRLPIAYVNCNQRPALDDAPSLMSFQEVTTLFHEFGHALQHMLTTVDHGFVAGISNIEWDAVELPSQFMENWCYHLQTLTGLARHYRTGEPMAAELLDQLLETRTFRAGSNALRQVCFALTDLTLHTADPDTLDPMDTAQRIAREILPLPPLPEDRFLCSFSHIFAGGYAAGYYSYKWAEVLSADAFGAFVDAGLEDPARRQDTGLRFRNTVLALGGSRHPMDIFRLFRGREPDPRALLRQEGLLPTNKDN